In Nocardioides dokdonensis FR1436, the following are encoded in one genomic region:
- a CDS encoding precorrin-8X methylmutase, with the protein MSARTEALRPPARRYDYVADGPAIYVDSFATIRREADLSLVPADAEKLAVRMVHGSGQVDLVPDLVIHPRLVVAARTALASGAPVLCDARMVAMGVTASRLPAGNEVLCHLTDPEVPELARRWRTTRTAAAVSLWEPRLEGAVVAIGNAPTALFHLLETILAGGPRPAAVIGCPVGFIGARESKEALASFGTDHGIDLPFVTVRGRRGGSAMASSAVNALAQEQE; encoded by the coding sequence ATGAGCGCCCGCACGGAGGCGCTGCGCCCGCCGGCGCGGCGCTACGACTACGTCGCCGACGGCCCGGCGATCTACGTCGACTCCTTCGCCACGATCCGTCGCGAGGCCGACCTGTCGCTGGTGCCCGCCGACGCCGAGAAGCTGGCGGTGCGGATGGTGCACGGCAGCGGCCAGGTCGACCTGGTGCCGGACCTGGTGATCCACCCGCGCCTGGTCGTCGCGGCCCGGACCGCGCTGGCCTCCGGGGCGCCGGTGCTGTGCGACGCGCGGATGGTGGCCATGGGCGTCACCGCGAGCCGGCTGCCGGCCGGCAACGAGGTGCTGTGCCACCTCACCGACCCCGAGGTGCCCGAGCTGGCCCGCCGCTGGCGCACCACCCGCACCGCGGCCGCGGTGTCGCTGTGGGAGCCGCGGCTCGAGGGTGCGGTCGTGGCGATCGGCAACGCGCCGACCGCGCTGTTCCACCTGCTCGAGACGATCCTCGCCGGCGGGCCGCGCCCGGCGGCGGTGATCGGGTGCCCGGTCGGCTTCATCGGGGCCCGGGAGTCGAAGGAGGCGCTGGCCTCGTTCGGCACCGACCACGGCATCGACCTGCCGTTCGTGACCGTCCGCGGTCGCCGCGGCGGCTCGGCGATGGCCTCCTCGGCCGTCAACGCGCTGGCCCAGGAGCAGGAGTGA
- a CDS encoding nitrite reductase, which yields MTRPWPADDGALVRLRLIGGRISPTRLRALSRVAVTHGDGDLHLTGRANLQLRALPSYDDDGSGLVALAPEVVAAIVATGLLPAPSHDLVRNVVVSPQTGLAGGRADLRPVADGLDALLCADPALAALPGRFLFVLDDGRGDVAGRGCDLGLVALDARTAQLRVGSGWGDVVPLEEAPSRLVALARDFLAARGTEADAAWHVTELPDPLVAPAPPDERALVRSPPPAYGAVAGGWHHEAVNGVLTAGDVEALAERAGDVLVVTPWRGVLVPEVAR from the coding sequence GTGACGCGTCCCTGGCCCGCCGACGACGGCGCCCTGGTGCGCCTGCGCCTCATCGGCGGCCGGATCTCGCCCACCCGGCTGCGCGCCCTGAGCCGCGTCGCCGTGACCCACGGGGACGGCGACCTGCACCTCACCGGGCGCGCGAACCTGCAGCTGCGCGCGCTGCCGTCGTACGACGACGACGGGTCGGGCCTCGTCGCGCTGGCACCCGAGGTGGTCGCGGCGATCGTGGCGACCGGGCTGCTGCCGGCGCCCTCGCACGACCTGGTGCGCAACGTGGTGGTCTCCCCGCAGACCGGCCTGGCCGGCGGTCGCGCCGACCTCCGCCCGGTGGCCGACGGGCTGGACGCGCTGCTGTGCGCCGACCCGGCGCTGGCCGCGCTGCCGGGTCGGTTCCTGTTCGTCCTCGACGACGGTCGCGGCGACGTCGCCGGCCGCGGCTGCGACCTCGGGCTGGTGGCGCTGGACGCGCGGACCGCGCAGCTGCGGGTGGGCTCCGGCTGGGGTGACGTCGTGCCGCTCGAGGAGGCGCCGTCGCGCCTGGTCGCCCTGGCCCGCGACTTCCTCGCCGCGCGCGGCACCGAGGCCGACGCCGCCTGGCACGTCACCGAGCTGCCCGACCCGCTGGTCGCACCCGCCCCGCCGGACGAGCGGGCGCTGGTGCGGAGCCCCCCGCCGGCGTACGGAGCGGTGGCCGGCGGGTGGCACCACGAGGCGGTCAACGGTGTGCTGACGGCAGGCGACGTCGAGGCCCTTGCCGAGCGCGCGGGCGACGTCCTCGTGGTCACGCCGTGGCGCGGCGTCCTGGTGCCGGAGGTGGCCCGATGA
- a CDS encoding PhoX family protein — protein MTCTPARPTATPGATAPGGRALLPLTPTGTRHGGRSFMTCRYRCGNACDHPEPNRTGHGHVQDEITRAVARRSLLKGAAAGSGVMVLGAPLAAAAVTPAAAGAGAAPGRPVSGDLGAADFTAVRPNRRDAVVTAPGFDHDVVIRWGDAVVAGAPAFDPHRQSPEAAKQQFGYNCDYVGVLPLRAARRGREDRSLLVVNHEYTDEALMFPAGVYSDTEVAAIAMANHGMSVVEIRRGLRPGSWRRVTSLGKARHNRRVHIDTPFTLDGPAAGDERLRTTADPSGATVLGTLNNCAGGTTPWGTVLSGEENFNQYFDLPESEQLDERYTEAYARYGITGSGRGWSAVDPRFDLAAEPHEPHRFGWVVELDPHEPDEAPVKRTMLGRFKHEGANIAVARDGRAVAYMGDDERGDYLYRFVSRDRVRRGSSARARRHNKTLLSAGTLYVARLVGDGTEDGVHDGTGEWIALCDDTESFVPGMSVADVLIWTRLAADRVAPTRMDRPEDVQPNPVNGKVYAALTNNSQRGSRFEADEANPLTSSMVRAAIGAPLTQASGNRNGYVLELSPARGDHAATTFTWDLMLVCGDPEAAETYFGGYDKTQVSPISCPDNVAFDDHGNLWISTDGNALGSNDGVFRVPVSGPERGRVTQFLTVPRGAEACGPLIADDNRSLFVAVQHPGEVDGATFEVPASTWPHSDDFPRPSVVVAFRDR, from the coding sequence ATGACCTGCACCCCCGCCCGCCCGACCGCGACCCCCGGCGCCACGGCTCCCGGTGGCCGCGCGCTGCTCCCGCTGACGCCCACCGGCACCCGGCACGGCGGTCGGAGCTTCATGACCTGCCGCTACCGCTGCGGCAACGCCTGCGACCACCCCGAGCCCAACCGGACCGGGCACGGGCACGTGCAGGACGAGATCACCCGGGCCGTCGCGCGTCGCTCGCTGCTCAAGGGGGCCGCCGCCGGCTCCGGGGTGATGGTGCTCGGCGCCCCCCTGGCCGCCGCCGCGGTGACCCCGGCGGCCGCAGGGGCAGGGGCCGCCCCGGGCCGGCCGGTGTCGGGGGACCTGGGCGCGGCCGATTTCACCGCCGTGCGCCCCAACCGTCGCGACGCGGTCGTGACCGCGCCCGGGTTCGACCACGACGTCGTCATCCGCTGGGGCGACGCCGTCGTCGCCGGGGCGCCCGCCTTCGACCCGCACCGCCAGAGCCCCGAGGCCGCCAAGCAGCAGTTCGGCTACAACTGCGACTACGTCGGGGTGCTGCCGCTGCGGGCCGCCAGGCGCGGCCGCGAGGACCGCTCCCTGCTGGTGGTGAACCACGAGTACACCGACGAGGCGCTGATGTTCCCCGCCGGCGTCTACAGCGACACCGAGGTCGCCGCGATCGCGATGGCCAACCACGGCATGTCGGTCGTCGAGATCCGCCGCGGTCTGCGACCGGGGTCGTGGCGCCGGGTGACGAGCCTGGGCAAGGCGCGCCACAACCGCCGCGTCCACATCGACACCCCCTTCACCCTCGACGGACCGGCCGCCGGCGACGAGCGGCTGCGCACGACCGCCGACCCGTCGGGCGCCACCGTCCTGGGCACCCTCAACAACTGTGCCGGCGGCACCACCCCGTGGGGCACGGTCCTGTCGGGGGAGGAGAACTTCAACCAGTACTTCGACCTCCCCGAGAGCGAGCAGCTCGACGAGCGCTACACCGAGGCGTACGCCCGCTACGGCATCACCGGTTCGGGTCGCGGCTGGAGCGCCGTCGACCCGCGCTTCGACCTCGCTGCCGAGCCCCACGAGCCGCACCGCTTCGGCTGGGTCGTCGAGCTCGACCCCCACGAGCCCGACGAGGCGCCCGTCAAGCGCACGATGCTGGGCCGCTTCAAGCACGAGGGCGCCAACATCGCCGTGGCCCGCGACGGCCGCGCCGTGGCGTACATGGGCGACGACGAGCGGGGCGACTACCTCTACAGGTTCGTCTCGCGCGACCGGGTGCGCCGGGGCTCCTCGGCCCGGGCACGCCGGCACAACAAGACGCTGCTCAGCGCCGGCACGCTGTACGTCGCGAGGCTGGTCGGTGACGGCACCGAGGACGGCGTCCACGACGGCACCGGGGAGTGGATCGCGTTGTGCGACGACACCGAGTCGTTCGTGCCCGGGATGAGCGTCGCCGACGTGCTGATCTGGACCCGCCTGGCCGCCGACCGGGTCGCTCCCACCCGGATGGACCGCCCCGAGGACGTCCAGCCCAACCCCGTGAACGGCAAGGTCTACGCGGCGCTGACCAACAACTCCCAGCGCGGCAGCCGCTTCGAGGCCGACGAGGCCAACCCGCTGACGTCCTCGATGGTGCGCGCGGCGATCGGTGCCCCGCTGACGCAGGCCTCCGGCAACCGCAACGGCTACGTGCTCGAGCTCAGCCCGGCCCGCGGTGACCACGCGGCGACCACCTTCACCTGGGACCTGATGCTGGTCTGCGGCGACCCGGAGGCGGCGGAGACGTACTTCGGCGGCTACGACAAGACGCAGGTGAGCCCGATCTCGTGCCCCGACAACGTGGCCTTCGACGACCACGGCAACCTGTGGATCTCCACCGACGGCAACGCGCTGGGCTCCAACGACGGCGTCTTCCGGGTGCCGGTCAGCGGGCCCGAGCGCGGCAGGGTGACCCAGTTCCTGACCGTGCCCCGAGGCGCGGAGGCCTGCGGGCCGCTGATCGCCGACGACAACAGGTCGCTGTTCGTCGCGGTCCAGCACCCCGGGGAGGTCGACGGAGCCACCTTCGAGGTCCCGGCGTCGACGTGGCCGCACAGCGACGACTTCCCGAGGCCCTCGGTGGTCGTCGCCTTCCGGGACCGCTGA
- a CDS encoding precorrin-2 C(20)-methyltransferase: MSTRGTGRLYGVGLGPGDPELVTLKAARLIGAADVVAYHAGVGKQSNARRIAADLIPAGVVEEELRYPVTTGTTAHPRGYAGAMADFYAECGERLAAHLEAGRDVVVLAEGDPLFYGSFMYLHDQLAERFETEIVPGVPAFAAATAATATPLVRQTDVLTVLPGTLPRPELARRLADTDAAVIMKLGRTFPAVREALAEAGRLDHALYVERAAMPEQRWLPVADVDPATVPYFSLIVVPGDSLAGSGRRAPRADRGAVGDQTAPIQASDMSLVTKRHPAAELLVVGLGPGPERWLTPEVSEALAGVDHVVGYAPYVARVPQRAGLTRHASGNTVEVDRARLALQLAQRGERVAIVSGGDAGVFGMASAVFEAVDADPAFGDVPVRVLPGVSAVQAVAARAGAPVGADFAVMSLSDRLKPWPVVEKRLRAIAEADLVLAVYNPASRSRTEQVVTMQKVLLEHRSPDTVVVVGRDVGRAEESLLVTTLGALDPDTIDMKCLLIIGASSTRVGAGGAVWTPRYVPVLEQATPRR; encoded by the coding sequence GTGAGCACGCGGGGCACCGGCCGGTTGTACGGCGTCGGCCTGGGGCCCGGCGACCCCGAGCTGGTGACGCTCAAGGCGGCCCGGCTGATCGGCGCCGCCGACGTCGTGGCCTACCACGCGGGGGTCGGCAAGCAGTCGAACGCGAGGCGCATCGCCGCCGATCTGATCCCGGCGGGCGTCGTCGAGGAGGAGCTGCGCTACCCCGTCACGACCGGCACCACGGCGCACCCGCGCGGGTATGCCGGCGCGATGGCCGACTTCTACGCCGAGTGCGGCGAGCGGCTGGCCGCACACCTGGAGGCCGGACGCGACGTGGTGGTGCTCGCCGAGGGCGACCCGTTGTTCTACGGGTCCTTCATGTACCTCCACGACCAGCTCGCGGAGCGCTTCGAGACCGAGATCGTGCCGGGGGTGCCGGCATTCGCCGCGGCCACCGCCGCCACGGCCACGCCGTTGGTGCGCCAGACCGACGTGCTCACGGTCCTGCCCGGCACGCTGCCGCGGCCCGAGCTGGCGCGCCGGCTGGCCGACACCGACGCCGCGGTGATCATGAAGCTCGGCCGCACGTTCCCCGCCGTGCGCGAGGCCCTCGCCGAGGCCGGGCGCCTCGACCACGCGCTGTACGTCGAGCGCGCGGCCATGCCCGAGCAGCGCTGGCTGCCCGTCGCCGACGTCGACCCTGCGACCGTGCCGTACTTCTCGCTGATCGTGGTGCCGGGTGACTCCCTCGCAGGCTCCGGGCGGCGGGCTCCGCGGGCTGACCGGGGTGCCGTTGGTGACCAAACGGCACCGATCCAGGCCTCAGACATGTCGTTGGTGACCAAACGGCACCCAGCCGCCGAGCTCCTGGTGGTCGGGCTGGGGCCCGGGCCGGAGCGCTGGCTGACGCCCGAGGTCAGCGAGGCCCTGGCCGGCGTCGACCACGTGGTCGGCTACGCGCCGTACGTCGCCCGGGTGCCGCAGCGGGCCGGCCTGACACGGCACGCCTCGGGGAACACCGTCGAGGTCGACCGGGCGCGGTTGGCGCTGCAGCTCGCCCAGCGCGGGGAGCGGGTCGCCATCGTGTCCGGCGGCGACGCGGGGGTCTTCGGGATGGCCTCGGCGGTCTTCGAGGCGGTCGACGCCGACCCGGCGTTTGGCGACGTGCCGGTCAGGGTGCTGCCCGGCGTCTCGGCGGTGCAGGCGGTGGCCGCCCGCGCCGGGGCGCCGGTGGGCGCCGACTTCGCGGTGATGAGTCTCTCCGACCGGCTCAAGCCCTGGCCGGTCGTCGAGAAGCGGCTGCGCGCGATCGCGGAGGCCGACCTGGTGCTCGCCGTCTACAACCCGGCCAGCCGCTCGCGCACCGAGCAGGTGGTGACGATGCAGAAGGTGCTCCTCGAGCACCGCTCCCCCGACACCGTCGTGGTCGTCGGGCGCGACGTGGGACGCGCCGAGGAGTCGCTGCTCGTGACCACCCTCGGCGCGCTCGACCCGGACACCATCGACATGAAGTGCCTGCTCATCATCGGCGCGAGCTCCACCCGCGTCGGTGCGGGCGGCGCCGTGTGGACGCCCCGGTACGTCCCGGTCCTGGAGCAGGCCACGCCTCGCCGCTAG
- a CDS encoding flavin-containing monooxygenase, with protein MSDNGLPAGPPGGPRILVVGAGFGGLGVVRALHEQGLTDITVLERAGEAGGVWRDNTYPGAACDVPSPLYSWSWAPNPEWGRRYSPQPEILAYLQRTAAEHGLLDGLVTGTTVTGARHEDGAWRVSTEVGGAPGPTYDADVLVLATGQLSEPVVPDLPGRDDFAGPAFHSAQWRHDVDLRGRRVAVLGTGASAIQFVPGIADDAAEITIFQRSAPYVVPKPDQGYAPRHHALFRRVPGLLAAERRSWFWVTEQLNAALAGESRVSGPLIRALEGAWRAHLRLRVRDPQLRARLVPDYPLGCKRLLFSNDWYPTLDRPHVDVVAEAVTGVEAAGVRTADGHLHEVDVLVWGTGFAATDFLRGLDVVAPDGQHLADVWTGGARAHLGMGVPGFPNLFSIYGPNTNLGGSSIIAMMEAQAGYVAQVARRLADGGARAVAPRAEVWEAYDREMQSRLSTSVWAGCTSWYTDGARITTNWPGLVAEYQRRTAEVDWSELEEVC; from the coding sequence ATGAGCGACAACGGTCTCCCCGCGGGCCCCCCTGGCGGCCCCCGCATCCTCGTCGTCGGTGCCGGCTTCGGCGGCCTCGGCGTCGTGCGCGCCCTGCACGAGCAGGGCCTCACCGACATCACGGTGCTCGAGCGTGCCGGCGAGGCCGGCGGGGTGTGGCGCGACAACACCTACCCCGGCGCCGCCTGCGACGTGCCCTCGCCGCTGTACTCCTGGTCGTGGGCGCCGAACCCGGAGTGGGGCCGCCGCTACTCCCCCCAGCCCGAGATCCTCGCCTACCTGCAGCGCACCGCCGCCGAGCACGGCCTGCTCGACGGGCTGGTCACCGGCACGACGGTGACCGGTGCGCGCCACGAGGACGGCGCCTGGCGGGTCTCGACCGAGGTGGGCGGCGCGCCGGGGCCGACGTACGACGCCGACGTGCTGGTGCTGGCCACCGGGCAGCTCTCGGAGCCGGTCGTGCCGGACCTGCCGGGTCGCGACGACTTCGCGGGTCCGGCCTTCCACTCCGCGCAGTGGCGCCACGACGTCGACCTGCGCGGCCGGCGGGTGGCCGTCCTGGGCACCGGGGCGAGCGCGATCCAGTTCGTGCCCGGCATCGCCGACGACGCCGCGGAGATCACGATCTTCCAGCGCTCCGCTCCCTACGTGGTGCCCAAGCCCGACCAGGGCTACGCCCCCCGCCACCACGCCCTCTTCCGCCGGGTGCCGGGCCTCCTCGCCGCGGAGCGCCGGTCCTGGTTCTGGGTGACCGAGCAGCTCAACGCCGCCCTCGCCGGGGAGAGCCGGGTGTCCGGTCCCCTCATCAGGGCGCTCGAGGGCGCGTGGCGGGCGCACCTGCGCCTGCGGGTGCGCGACCCGCAGCTGCGCGCCCGGCTGGTGCCCGACTACCCGCTGGGCTGCAAGCGGCTGCTGTTCTCCAACGACTGGTACCCCACGCTCGACCGCCCGCACGTGGACGTGGTCGCCGAGGCCGTCACCGGCGTCGAGGCCGCCGGGGTGCGGACCGCGGACGGACACCTGCACGAGGTGGACGTGCTCGTCTGGGGCACCGGCTTCGCGGCCACCGACTTCCTGCGCGGCCTCGACGTGGTCGCACCCGACGGGCAGCACCTGGCCGACGTGTGGACCGGTGGCGCCCGCGCGCACCTGGGGATGGGCGTGCCCGGCTTCCCCAACCTGTTCAGCATCTACGGGCCCAACACCAACCTCGGCGGCAGCTCCATCATCGCGATGATGGAGGCCCAGGCGGGGTACGTCGCGCAGGTCGCCCGGCGTCTGGCCGACGGCGGTGCGCGGGCCGTGGCGCCACGGGCCGAGGTGTGGGAGGCCTACGACCGCGAGATGCAGTCACGGCTCTCCACGAGCGTGTGGGCGGGCTGCACCAGCTGGTACACCGACGGCGCCCGGATCACCACCAACTGGCCCGGCCTGGTCGCCGAGTACCAGCGCCGCACCGCCGAGGTCGACTGGTCGGAGCTCGAGGAGGTCTGCTGA
- a CDS encoding AraC family transcriptional regulator has translation MTELPVPLARDWDFPRSAHGVRHLLGYARTRGLDPAALLVGTGLGLDDLTTGGVREVTAAQELRVVRALRHRLPDAGAAVGATYDAGSFGALGYALLTSRTVGDAVAVALRFIDLSFAFVIPRAEVEDDHVVALLDGAALPADVRGFLVARDATAVRTVLDALVPGGVGATLSLDPERAVLRFAVAELSRPLAGGDQRRRALAEAVCRDLAADRRSATGLPQEVRVLITQRLGEGAPMPVVAAALGRTERTLRRQLTAAGTSYRALLDEVRRSLAASLLRAGLPVADVAVRLGYAESAALVHAHRRWTGRTPGASRGAVPTVHVPDDETTPQGREAHRLRP, from the coding sequence ATGACCGAGCTCCCGGTGCCACTCGCGCGCGACTGGGACTTCCCGCGCTCGGCCCACGGGGTGCGGCACCTGCTGGGCTACGCCCGCACCCGCGGCCTCGACCCGGCCGCGCTGCTGGTGGGCACCGGCCTGGGGCTCGATGACCTCACGACGGGCGGGGTGCGGGAGGTGACCGCGGCGCAGGAGCTGCGCGTGGTCCGCGCGCTGCGGCACCGGCTGCCGGACGCCGGCGCCGCCGTGGGGGCGACGTACGACGCCGGGTCGTTCGGGGCGCTCGGCTACGCGCTGCTGACCAGCCGCACCGTCGGCGACGCGGTCGCGGTGGCGCTGCGCTTCATCGACCTCAGCTTCGCGTTCGTCATCCCGCGCGCCGAGGTCGAGGACGACCACGTGGTGGCGCTCCTCGACGGCGCCGCGCTGCCCGCCGACGTGCGCGGCTTCCTGGTGGCCCGCGACGCCACCGCCGTGCGCACCGTCCTGGACGCCCTGGTGCCCGGGGGTGTGGGCGCCACCCTGAGCCTCGACCCCGAGCGGGCGGTGCTGCGCTTCGCCGTCGCCGAGCTGTCCCGCCCGCTGGCCGGCGGCGACCAGCGACGACGTGCGCTGGCCGAGGCCGTCTGCCGCGACCTGGCCGCCGACCGGCGCAGCGCCACCGGGCTGCCGCAGGAGGTCCGGGTGCTGATCACCCAGCGGCTGGGCGAGGGGGCGCCGATGCCGGTGGTCGCCGCAGCGCTGGGCCGCACCGAGCGCACCCTGCGCCGCCAGCTCACCGCCGCCGGCACGTCGTACCGCGCCCTCCTCGACGAGGTGCGCCGCTCCCTGGCGGCCTCGCTGCTCCGCGCCGGGCTGCCGGTCGCGGACGTGGCCGTCCGGCTGGGCTACGCCGAGTCCGCGGCGCTGGTCCACGCCCACCGGCGCTGGACCGGGCGCACCCCGGGCGCGTCCCGAGGGGCGGTGCCGACCGTTCACGTGCCCGACGACGAGACGACACCGCAGGGTCGCGAGGCGCACCGGCTGCGTCCCTAG